GGGTCGCTTCGATGATCGCCTGGCTGCTTTTGTGCTCGCCCTGCACAAAACTCTGATCCAGTTTGACGGTACTGATCGGCAGATCCTGCAGTTGGGACAGGGATGAATATCCGGTGCCGAAGTCGTCGAGATACAGCTCCAGTCCTAACCCGGCCAGCGCATCCAGGCATTGTTTGGCTTCGTCGTAGTCCTGCAGCATGGTGGACTCCGTCAGCTCCAGCGCCAGTTGCGAGGGTTGGATGTCATACTGGAGCAGCAACGCTTCGATCGCCGGCGCCAGGCTGGCCTGGAGCTGTGCCCGGGACAGGTTAACGCTGATAATAAACCGGCGCTGATATTTCTCCGACCACGCCGCCAGTTGTTGGCAGGCGGTTTTCAGGATCCAGTGGCCGAGCGGGACAATCTGCCCGGTTTCTTCAGCCAGGGGGATGAATTCGGCCGGGGAGACCTGGCCCAATTCCTCATCGTACCAACGGATCAGTGCTTCAAATCCCTTTAGCTGGTGGCTGGCCAAGTCCACGATGGGTTGATAGTAGAGGTCAAAATTGTTGGTTTCCAGTGCCAGGGTCAGGTGATGACGCAGGGTCATTTTGCGATACAGGGCATCTGCCATGTCCGGCGAGAAGTGATGGCTGCGGTTGCGGCCGCGTTGTTTGGCCCGGTGCATCGCCATATCGGCCTGGATGATCAAGGTGTCAATCTCTTGGGCATCCTCGGGGAAGCTGGCGATCCCGATGCTGCACCCGACCGAGAGATCGCCGACTTCCTTGAGGTGGAACGGCTTGTTCAGTGCGGCGATGATCGACTTGGCAAATCGGGCGGGCGAGTCGATATTGCGGTGCTCCACCTGAATAATGAACTCGTCTCCCCCAAATCGCGCCAGCAACCCCCTGTTTTTAACCCGGTCCAGGATCCGGATGGCAACGGCGCGCAGCAGTTTGTCGCCAATCGCGTGGCCATAGGTATCGTTTACCAGCTTAAACCCGTCCAAATCCAGGAAAAACAGGCTATACGGCTGACAAGAGTGTTGGTACTCAGTAATCGCTTTCGTCAGGCCTCGGCGGTTGAGCAGGCCGGTCATAAAATCATGTTCGGCGTTATAGCGGGCCTTACTGAGCTGCTCCTTTTCCTGATTGATATTGATCAGGCTGAGCAGCAGTTGGTGTTTATCCTGCAACCATTGGCCGTGAATCCGAAACCAGCAATGGCTGCGGCCGGTCCAGCATAACTTTTTCAACTGCACCGTTTGTTGATCACGGGTTTCTGCCAACCAGCGCTCAGCCAGATCGGTGTCGCCGACAAAACTCGCTAGATCGGATAACTGACTGCCAAAGGCCTGCTCAAAGGCGGTGTTGGCGCTCAGAAGCGCACCGTCAGCGGAGAACAAGAGGGCTAAATTGGTACAACCGGAAAAGGCCAGCTCTCGTCTGAGGGTGGATTCTTCATCAAGCACTTCAACCAGCATGGCCAGTCTGCCGTCCGGCAGCGGGATACCGGAGAAATGGCACAGGGCTTTTTTCTCCCGGCCTTTAGGGGTGAAAGACCACCAGGTTTTGATGGCTTCCCCGGCGACAAAGCGTTGCTGGTAGACTTCCAGCTGCGCGCGGACGGCCTGGGTCATATCAAGCCCCAGATCCCGGGCGGTCAGTTCCTCAAGGGACGCTGCTTCCCAAAGCGGGAGTGAGGCCGGATTGGCCCACAGAATTTTCTGGTGCTGGATGTCGAATACCCAAACGGGTGACTGAAGGCGCTCAAAAAGCGAAAAAGTATGGTTCATGACCAAGGCTGGATGTTAATGATATATATAGTAACAACAGGTTATATGAAAACGGTCTTGCTCAGTACGCAGAGAAGAAGAAAGCGTGATATGCATCCACGAACAGGAAGCTGGATGGATTAAACCATTGAAGCATAGGTGAAAAAAGTATAATGACTTTTTCGTTAGTACTCGATGGACAGGCGTAGGCCAATAAATGGGTCGGTGTTCGGGGTCGGCGGTGCCGGATTGTGCAACTGGGGAGAGGGTACCACGCGCCACGGGGTCGTGGTCAGTTGGAAGTGAACGCCCTGATCCCAACAGTCATTGACCCAGTGATGAATGTGTCCCACCGGGTTGAGCAGGAATAAACTGACGTCCCCCAAAAACGCCGAATGCATGACGCGACTGCCGTTGGCTACAATCTCCGCTTCGGTCTGGAGCATCCATTCCCCCACCGCCGCACCGAAGACGGGTGTGACAATCAAATCCTGAATCGAGGGCCGCTCGGCAATGGCCTCGATGCCGTATTCCCAATAAAACGTCGATAGGGCTGCAGAATAGAGAAATGACTCCCAGATCTCGAAACCGGCATGGCGGGCAGTCGTGTAGTAAACGCCGCCGAAGTAAGGGTGCGTGACGTAGTTCAGAAAGTGGTCGTCCTCATCCCAAACAGGTCCTGAAGTGACATTGTCGAGCCATTTTTGCGCCACACTATCGGGACTGCGCTCTTCTGTTCCCCAATGGGTGACACTCTCCGGAAGCAGGGTCATCAGGGCGGCGGTCGCGACGCTCAGGCCCAGAATGGTGTAGGACTGGGCTTTGAGATACGGCCAGTCTTTCTCTTCGGCCGGTACCAGGTATAAAGGTAATGTTTCGGGGAGATCATCGGAGGGCGCAGCAACGGTTACAGGAAGGGAGGCGGGGATGTGGTACAGAAACAGATCGGGTGTTGAAGGGTCAGATATAGGCTCGTCAGCGGGCGAGGCGGGAAAGCTGAGGAGCATGCTCAGCGACAGACATGTCGGGTAAAGGATGCGGCTGAGTCGCAATCGGGGCTCCTACCTGAAGTTGTTCAGTCAGTGCCCTTAAGTATCAGTGAAAACAAGGCAAAAACCCACCAAGAAAAAAGGCTTGCACAGCAAGCCTTTGGATCAATGCCGTTTCAAGGCTGCGATTATCCTACCGCAGGGATCACCCCGGCCATTTGTAAAAATTGCGCAGAAATGATCAGGATCCCGGTACCTGTTGCCGCCATCAGGGCCGCAGAGCCGCCACGGACCTGGTAACTGTCGTCTTGGGCCGGACGCTGGCGACGTTGGGCTTTCACCATCGCAACCGGCAGGAAAATGGCCAGGATCACCAGGGCGATGGCCGCGAAACCAAGGGCCATAATGAAGCCTTGCGGGTAAAACAGGGCAAAGCACAGCGGCGGAACAAAGGTGATCAGGGCGGTCTGTAGTCTGCCGGATCCGGTGGTGCCGCGGTTTAAACTGTCTGCCATGAAGTCGAACAGACCTAGACTGACGCCGAGGAAGGACGTCGCCAGAGCCAGATCAGCGAATATGGAAACGGACTGGCTGACGGTCGGGTTGTGCAGCAGCTCACTCAGGGTGGCAATAAAGGCACCCAGCGTGGTACTGGCCATCAGATCCGGCTGACTGAGCACGCCCTGGCTGGCCACTTGCCACAGGACGTAGATCACCAGGGGTGTCGCCGAACCCAGGATCATGATCTTACGCAGGGACTTCATGTCCAGACCCACGTAGCGAACAATCGACGGAAT
Above is a window of Photobacterium sp. TY1-4 DNA encoding:
- a CDS encoding putative bifunctional diguanylate cyclase/phosphodiesterase encodes the protein MNHTFSLFERLQSPVWVFDIQHQKILWANPASLPLWEAASLEELTARDLGLDMTQAVRAQLEVYQQRFVAGEAIKTWWSFTPKGREKKALCHFSGIPLPDGRLAMLVEVLDEESTLRRELAFSGCTNLALLFSADGALLSANTAFEQAFGSQLSDLASFVGDTDLAERWLAETRDQQTVQLKKLCWTGRSHCWFRIHGQWLQDKHQLLLSLININQEKEQLSKARYNAEHDFMTGLLNRRGLTKAITEYQHSCQPYSLFFLDLDGFKLVNDTYGHAIGDKLLRAVAIRILDRVKNRGLLARFGGDEFIIQVEHRNIDSPARFAKSIIAALNKPFHLKEVGDLSVGCSIGIASFPEDAQEIDTLIIQADMAMHRAKQRGRNRSHHFSPDMADALYRKMTLRHHLTLALETNNFDLYYQPIVDLASHQLKGFEALIRWYDEELGQVSPAEFIPLAEETGQIVPLGHWILKTACQQLAAWSEKYQRRFIISVNLSRAQLQASLAPAIEALLLQYDIQPSQLALELTESTMLQDYDEAKQCLDALAGLGLELYLDDFGTGYSSLSQLQDLPISTVKLDQSFVQGEHKSSQAIIEATRAICEKLELKVVAEGVETLKQLQYLQQCQFDYCQGYYLGRPMPPAELEASNFRLLNSIPASPRSSVDVLAS
- a CDS encoding DUF3943 domain-containing protein codes for the protein MRLSRILYPTCLSLSMLLSFPASPADEPISDPSTPDLFLYHIPASLPVTVAAPSDDLPETLPLYLVPAEEKDWPYLKAQSYTILGLSVATAALMTLLPESVTHWGTEERSPDSVAQKWLDNVTSGPVWDEDDHFLNYVTHPYFGGVYYTTARHAGFEIWESFLYSAALSTFYWEYGIEAIAERPSIQDLIVTPVFGAAVGEWMLQTEAEIVANGSRVMHSAFLGDVSLFLLNPVGHIHHWVNDCWDQGVHFQLTTTPWRVVPSPQLHNPAPPTPNTDPFIGLRLSIEY
- the tyrP gene encoding tyrosine transporter TyrP, whose translation is MSMNKTFGSTLIIAGTTIGAGMLALPLASAGLGFATATLTMLGLWALMIYTALLMLEVHQHADQNATLHTLARQLLGRKGQLVAGFAVMFLFYSLCAAYIAGGGAQLNDKLNNWMGLEISAQTSTVLFTVIFGAIVCIGTHSVDLVNRALFTLKLVALATMLVLLAPHVQSVHLVEMPVQKGLLLSALPVIFTSFGFHGSIPSIVRYVGLDMKSLRKIMILGSATPLVIYVLWQVASQGVLSQPDLMASTTLGAFIATLSELLHNPTVSQSVSIFADLALATSFLGVSLGLFDFMADSLNRGTTGSGRLQTALITFVPPLCFALFYPQGFIMALGFAAIALVILAIFLPVAMVKAQRRQRPAQDDSYQVRGGSAALMAATGTGILIISAQFLQMAGVIPAVG